A single region of the Anaerostipes rhamnosivorans genome encodes:
- a CDS encoding PTS sugar transporter subunit IIA translates to MDLKELICPKLILCNVDAEDSQDALRQLAGHLEKEGYVEEGYLDMLLERERKFPTGLCTKPFAVALPHTEPDHVIKPCIAVAKLQKPVEFHEMVNDRNTVPVRFIFNLVLQKTEQQLELLQKIISIFSDKEAMERLEKEEKPEKIAEILEYTEISKSC, encoded by the coding sequence ATGGATTTAAAAGAGTTGATTTGCCCAAAGCTGATTCTATGTAATGTGGACGCGGAGGACTCCCAGGATGCCTTGAGACAGCTGGCAGGACATTTAGAAAAAGAAGGATATGTGGAAGAAGGATATCTGGATATGCTTTTGGAAAGGGAACGGAAATTTCCCACCGGACTTTGTACGAAACCGTTTGCGGTGGCGCTGCCTCATACGGAGCCGGATCATGTGATAAAACCGTGTATCGCGGTGGCTAAGCTTCAGAAACCGGTAGAATTTCATGAGATGGTCAATGATCGGAACACTGTGCCTGTGCGCTTCATTTTTAATCTGGTACTACAGAAGACAGAGCAGCAGCTGGAACTGCTGCAGAAGATCATATCAATATTTTCTGATAAGGAGGCGATGGAGAGGCTGGAAAAAGAAGAGAAGCCCGAAAAAATAGCAGAGATCTTAGAGTATACGGAAATAAGCAAAAGCTGTTAA
- a CDS encoding MaoC family dehydratase: protein MLRIGQEGFFYKYISEQDVELFAEVSGDKNPLHLDEEYAQTTRFRGRIVHGMIGAGIISAAIAGVLPGPGTIYLNQTLNFERPVRIGDRVTARVKVLKIEMKKTFNLATLETTCVNQDNEVVISGRALVIPPEE, encoded by the coding sequence ATGCTCAGAATAGGGCAGGAAGGGTTTTTTTATAAATATATATCGGAACAGGATGTGGAACTATTTGCGGAAGTATCCGGAGATAAAAATCCTCTGCATCTGGACGAAGAATATGCCCAAACCACCAGGTTCCGCGGGCGCATCGTCCATGGCATGATCGGGGCGGGGATCATCTCGGCAGCTATCGCAGGAGTTCTTCCCGGACCGGGAACCATTTATCTGAACCAGACATTAAACTTTGAACGGCCCGTTAGGATTGGCGACCGGGTGACTGCCAGGGTAAAGGTGCTGAAAATTGAGATGAAAAAAACATTCAATCTTGCCACATTGGAGACAACCTGTGTCAATCAGGACAATGAAGTTGTCATCAGCGGGAGAGCATTGGTGATTCCGCCAGAGGAATAG
- a CDS encoding zinc-dependent alcohol dehydrogenase: MDEKQIEKFRFGVLTSKGHAEVHEMRLPKLSEHQVLVKQLACNICTADYGQWLGLREHQGYPMAGGHEGAGIIIETGDKVVELLPGDFVAISNNYCGECEYCRRGEESQCVIRSSYDLHEGGYKGRMGFAEYQVRNATAVVKMNPKLSPSEAAFLEPLATVAKGIGKLNVRPQDTVAVIGAGTMGLLNAQAARACGARVIVTEMMEKKITTARDMGFEVVDVRKNDPVKIAKQFTDGRGVDAVIVAAGATKANEQAAAMLKHFDGRILMFAAAYPPPKLGITSNDIHYRRMEILGTYLGDTKDFLEAARMLNQAVVDVKPLIEKSHPLDEIQKAFEEAAKPGNYRVSVLLHDQGGGEGTCSE, translated from the coding sequence ATGGATGAGAAACAGATCGAAAAATTCAGATTCGGTGTACTGACATCAAAGGGGCACGCTGAAGTACATGAGATGAGGCTGCCAAAGCTTTCAGAACACCAGGTGCTGGTAAAGCAGCTGGCCTGCAACATCTGCACTGCGGATTACGGGCAGTGGCTGGGCCTGAGGGAACACCAGGGTTATCCTATGGCGGGAGGCCATGAAGGTGCTGGTATCATCATCGAGACCGGGGATAAAGTGGTAGAACTTCTGCCAGGCGATTTTGTGGCCATTTCCAATAACTACTGCGGGGAATGTGAATACTGCAGGCGGGGAGAGGAAAGCCAGTGTGTGATCCGAAGCTCCTATGACCTGCATGAGGGAGGTTACAAGGGCAGAATGGGATTTGCGGAATATCAGGTGAGAAATGCAACAGCAGTGGTGAAGATGAATCCAAAGCTCAGCCCAAGTGAGGCTGCATTCTTAGAGCCACTGGCAACCGTGGCAAAGGGGATCGGGAAGCTGAATGTCCGGCCGCAGGATACTGTAGCCGTCATCGGAGCCGGCACTATGGGGCTTTTAAACGCCCAGGCCGCCAGGGCATGCGGCGCCAGGGTCATTGTAACCGAGATGATGGAAAAGAAGATAACAACTGCCAGAGATATGGGCTTTGAAGTGGTCGATGTGAGGAAGAATGACCCTGTGAAAATAGCAAAGCAGTTCACAGACGGGAGGGGTGTTGACGCGGTCATTGTGGCTGCCGGAGCGACGAAGGCCAATGAACAGGCAGCCGCCATGCTGAAACATTTTGACGGCAGGATTTTAATGTTTGCGGCTGCTTATCCGCCGCCCAAACTGGGCATCACCTCCAATGACATTCATTACCGCAGGATGGAGATCCTGGGGACTTATCTGGGGGATACCAAGGATTTCTTAGAAGCGGCAAGAATGCTCAATCAGGCAGTGGTGGACGTAAAACCGTTGATTGAGAAAAGCCACCCCCTGGATGAGATACAAAAAGCTTTTGAGGAAGCGGCGAAACCGGGAAATTACCGGGTCAGTGTTTTGCTTCACGATCAAGGCGGAGGGGAGGGAACATGCTCAGAATAG
- a CDS encoding 2-hydroxyacid dehydrogenase — MEKIKVAASMELWPDHLKKLEPYCEIKRLPWTATDILPTEEEIIEECGGCEAVLFYTDPVTERVIRELREKGLRLIGCGRATPNNIDTRAAGEMGIPVIHAPGRNAHSVAEYTVGMMLDICKRISFTYHGLWSGRFLADEKDIYDVPDKKDVIWRFKDRENPRSSYPWGIDLYGRTIGIVGLGHIGQNVAKICAGMGMEVLAYDPFQPEETFESVCAKRYEDPVQMLPECDIVSVHLSVTPETKAMIDEEWFDAMRQDAYFINTSRAAVVDQKSLIEALSKKKIAFGAVDVMWDEPAPKNHPFFSMDNVLLTPHMAGISTDSKKWASEMIAEDLLNYILEQPLLRVWDR, encoded by the coding sequence ATGGAAAAAATCAAGGTAGCCGCAAGTATGGAGCTCTGGCCTGATCATTTAAAGAAACTGGAGCCTTACTGTGAAATCAAAAGGCTTCCGTGGACAGCGACGGATATCCTGCCCACAGAGGAAGAGATTATAGAGGAGTGTGGGGGCTGTGAGGCTGTGTTGTTTTATACAGATCCTGTGACAGAAAGAGTGATCAGGGAGCTGAGAGAAAAGGGCCTTAGGCTGATCGGCTGCGGAAGGGCCACACCAAATAATATTGACACCAGGGCTGCCGGGGAAATGGGGATTCCGGTGATCCATGCTCCAGGAAGGAATGCGCATTCTGTGGCGGAATATACTGTGGGTATGATGCTGGACATCTGCAAAAGAATTTCCTTTACTTATCATGGGCTCTGGTCCGGAAGATTTTTGGCAGATGAAAAGGATATTTATGATGTGCCGGACAAAAAGGATGTGATCTGGAGGTTTAAAGACCGGGAAAATCCAAGATCCTCCTACCCATGGGGCATCGACCTGTACGGCAGGACGATTGGGATCGTGGGACTTGGACATATTGGGCAGAATGTGGCAAAGATATGCGCAGGGATGGGGATGGAAGTGCTTGCGTATGATCCGTTTCAGCCGGAGGAAACCTTTGAAAGCGTTTGTGCAAAGAGATACGAAGATCCGGTTCAAATGCTGCCGGAATGTGATATTGTGAGCGTCCATCTGAGTGTGACGCCAGAGACAAAAGCTATGATCGATGAGGAGTGGTTTGATGCCATGAGGCAGGATGCCTATTTTATCAATACCTCCAGAGCGGCAGTGGTGGACCAGAAGTCATTGATTGAGGCACTTTCCAAGAAAAAGATCGCTTTTGGGGCGGTAGATGTTATGTGGGATGAACCGGCGCCAAAGAACCACCCGTTTTTTTCCATGGACAATGTTTTGCTGACACCCCACATGGCCGGTATCAGTACAGACTCCAAGAAGTGGGCTTCGGAGATGATTGCGGAGGACTTGCTCAATTACATATTGGAACAGCCCCTTTTACGAGTATGGGACAGGTAG
- a CDS encoding PTS transporter subunit IIC codes for MGVINTILGLGASVIMPIVIFLLGVVFRMKVKNALRAGLTVGIGFSGISLAISLVSDNLGGLVKAMQANWGLTLDITDVGWPAASGIAFGSGTFVLASIVTFLVVNVICLVIKITHTLNVDIFNYWHFILIGTVSYFVTGNFILGVIVGTLFMMINTILGERQEQVVTDFAGEQMAGLTFSTQGFPLQLLFARGVDWVIGKIPGLNKISFNLGNLPSSISFFGEPMILGFLLGGIMSFLAGYKWDAALVVAVGLSAAMFLLPRMVSIMMEGLAPLTDAARDFMNTRFPGRKFNIAMDYCMLLGDRDVITMGIITVPIVLGLAVILPGNRFLPFTDLTAFPYWMIGVVIGTKRNSFRALIAAVLTLCIGLWIATDLAPLITQMATGVGFKFEAGTTISGFCVGQEWPGYIIHKIISFFYGMF; via the coding sequence ATGGGTGTCATAAATACAATTTTAGGGCTTGGCGCTTCAGTCATTATGCCGATCGTGATCTTTCTTCTGGGAGTAGTCTTTAGGATGAAGGTAAAAAATGCTCTCAGGGCGGGACTTACGGTTGGAATCGGGTTTAGCGGCATCAGTCTGGCGATCAGTCTGGTAAGTGATAATCTGGGAGGTCTGGTAAAAGCCATGCAGGCTAACTGGGGGCTGACGCTGGATATCACAGATGTAGGATGGCCGGCAGCTTCGGGCATAGCCTTCGGAAGCGGAACTTTTGTGCTAGCTTCCATTGTCACATTTCTTGTTGTCAATGTGATTTGTCTGGTCATTAAAATCACGCACACGTTAAACGTAGATATTTTCAACTACTGGCATTTCATCTTGATCGGGACTGTTTCTTACTTTGTCACAGGGAACTTTATACTGGGAGTGATCGTGGGAACTCTTTTTATGATGATCAATACAATCTTAGGGGAGCGGCAGGAACAGGTTGTAACAGATTTTGCCGGTGAGCAGATGGCCGGACTGACTTTCTCTACCCAAGGATTCCCTTTACAGCTTTTGTTTGCCAGAGGCGTGGACTGGGTGATTGGAAAGATCCCGGGGCTGAATAAGATTTCTTTCAACCTTGGAAATCTTCCGTCCAGCATCTCCTTTTTCGGAGAGCCGATGATCTTAGGTTTTCTGCTCGGAGGTATTATGAGCTTTCTGGCCGGATATAAGTGGGATGCGGCACTTGTGGTCGCAGTGGGACTGTCCGCTGCTATGTTCCTGCTCCCAAGAATGGTTTCGATCATGATGGAAGGCCTGGCACCGCTCACCGATGCAGCCAGGGACTTTATGAACACCAGATTCCCCGGGCGGAAGTTCAACATTGCTATGGATTATTGTATGCTCCTGGGAGACCGGGATGTCATTACCATGGGAATCATCACTGTACCAATAGTACTTGGACTTGCAGTCATCCTTCCGGGAAACAGATTCCTTCCATTTACAGACCTTACCGCGTTTCCTTACTGGATGATCGGTGTGGTTATCGGTACAAAACGAAATTCTTTCCGGGCGCTGATCGCTGCAGTGCTGACACTCTGTATCGGACTTTGGATCGCAACGGATCTTGCACCGTTGATCACGCAGATGGCTACAGGCGTCGGATTTAAATTCGAGGCAGGAACGACCATCTCTGGATTCTGTGTAGGGCAGGAATGGCCGGGCTATATCATCCATAAGATCATTTCCTTCTTCTATGGAATGTTCTAG
- a CDS encoding PTS sugar transporter subunit IIB, whose amino-acid sequence MARAFKILSACGSGIATSSHVATSIRQGMADRGVNVEVRTCGVNEMSGLIDNVKPTIIVSTTSLESVRNVGDIKVMSGVPLLTGIGKNQFFDEMEGYLKSIS is encoded by the coding sequence ATGGCAAGAGCATTTAAGATTTTGTCTGCCTGCGGCAGCGGTATTGCAACTTCTTCTCACGTGGCAACATCCATCCGGCAGGGAATGGCAGACCGGGGGGTAAATGTTGAGGTCAGGACCTGCGGAGTAAATGAGATGTCCGGGCTGATCGACAACGTCAAACCGACGATCATTGTTTCCACTACTTCTTTGGAATCCGTGAGAAACGTAGGGGATATTAAAGTCATGTCCGGAGTGCCTTTGTTGACAGGCATAGGGAAAAATCAATTTTTTGATGAGATGGAAGGATATTTAAAAAGTATTTCATAA
- a CDS encoding class II fructose-bisphosphate aldolase, with translation MLVTMKELLCRAKEGGYAVAAANVFTGRTVEACFKAAAERKAPVIIACTPYVQMEELALAARMYERKYPQVPAALHLDHGKEYEDVQRALRCGFTSVMLDKSTLPYKENVKAVREAVRAAHAVGVTVEAELGHVGKGAEYEETRDSGLTRKEEAKGFVEETGVDALAVAVGTSHGVYKGRPHLNFELLNELSREVPVPLVLHGGSNTGEDKLKKAVDLGIQKINLSTDLSTEYLKGVKKFEETNDPLFDESGALVYTGNRTVYANQALSKGAEAYQEILEKYIRVFGSEGKALG, from the coding sequence ATGTTAGTGACAATGAAGGAACTGCTCTGCCGGGCAAAAGAAGGAGGATATGCGGTGGCGGCAGCCAATGTTTTTACGGGAAGGACTGTGGAAGCATGCTTTAAGGCTGCGGCGGAGAGAAAGGCTCCGGTGATCATTGCCTGTACACCTTATGTGCAGATGGAAGAACTGGCTCTTGCCGCCCGGATGTACGAACGGAAATATCCGCAGGTCCCGGCGGCGTTGCATCTGGACCATGGAAAAGAATATGAGGATGTCCAGCGTGCTTTAAGATGTGGATTCACCTCTGTGATGCTTGACAAGTCTACACTTCCCTACAAAGAGAATGTAAAAGCTGTCAGGGAGGCCGTCCGTGCCGCTCATGCAGTGGGAGTCACTGTGGAGGCGGAACTTGGGCATGTGGGAAAAGGAGCAGAGTATGAAGAAACCAGGGACAGCGGCCTTACAAGGAAAGAGGAAGCAAAAGGCTTTGTAGAAGAAACCGGGGTGGACGCTCTGGCAGTGGCTGTGGGTACGTCCCATGGGGTTTACAAGGGCAGGCCCCATTTGAATTTTGAGCTTCTTAACGAACTGAGCCGGGAAGTGCCTGTACCGCTTGTCCTGCACGGCGGTTCCAATACCGGTGAGGATAAACTGAAAAAAGCGGTTGATCTCGGAATACAGAAGATCAATCTTTCCACAGACCTTTCTACTGAGTACCTGAAAGGTGTGAAAAAATTTGAGGAAACAAATGATCCACTGTTTGATGAGAGCGGTGCACTGGTTTACACCGGGAATCGGACAGTATATGCCAACCAGGCGTTGTCTAAAGGAGCAGAAGCTTATCAGGAAATTTTAGAAAAATATATCAGGGTATTTGGAAGTGAAGGCAAAGCACTGGGTTGA
- a CDS encoding NADH:flavin oxidoreductase produces the protein MYEKETVIKEKCIRSPFLMAPMVTFGYGVEDGMITEELISHYEERARGGVGMIIVEAACVAEDGRLSKHQIGIWKKEQLEGHKKLVQAVHDCKVPILSQLHHAGIRTVSGRPAAPSKFHGVLRGKGYTAEEMTTEEILEREQQFIQAAVRAQDAGYDGVEIHCAHSYLLSSFLSPTVNHRTDRFGGDLRGRMQMALDILSGIRRSCGDHFILSVRLGFDEPDLEASAHMAKAFVKAGMDLLHVSTGFGSTGSMDERAMEPSPDGFPFNIRIWAAMQMKQRVKCPVIAVGGIRQVQQGMFLLEQECADFVALGRALLCDPQWVKKIKQGREIVSCRNCRKCLWSTDYHKCPGWREYHG, from the coding sequence ATGTATGAGAAAGAGACAGTGATAAAAGAAAAATGCATAAGATCTCCATTTCTTATGGCCCCAATGGTGACGTTTGGATATGGAGTGGAGGACGGAATGATCACAGAGGAGCTCATTTCCCACTATGAGGAGCGGGCCAGAGGCGGAGTAGGGATGATCATTGTGGAGGCTGCATGCGTGGCAGAGGACGGACGGCTTTCCAAACATCAGATAGGAATCTGGAAAAAAGAGCAGTTGGAAGGACATAAAAAACTCGTTCAGGCAGTTCATGACTGCAAAGTACCGATACTTTCTCAACTCCATCACGCAGGCATCCGGACAGTATCGGGAAGGCCTGCGGCTCCGTCCAAGTTCCATGGGGTGCTCAGAGGGAAAGGGTATACGGCAGAGGAAATGACCACAGAGGAGATCCTTGAGAGAGAGCAGCAGTTTATACAGGCAGCTGTCAGGGCGCAGGATGCCGGGTATGACGGGGTAGAGATCCACTGTGCCCATTCTTATCTGCTGAGTTCATTTTTATCCCCCACAGTCAACCACAGGACCGACAGGTTTGGAGGAGATTTAAGGGGCAGGATGCAGATGGCACTGGATATATTATCGGGGATCAGAAGAAGCTGTGGAGATCATTTTATCCTGTCTGTCCGGCTTGGATTTGACGAACCAGATCTTGAAGCCTCAGCCCATATGGCAAAGGCATTTGTAAAGGCGGGCATGGATCTTCTGCATGTGTCTACAGGCTTTGGGTCCACCGGTTCTATGGATGAGAGAGCGATGGAGCCGTCTCCTGACGGTTTTCCGTTTAATATCCGAATTTGGGCAGCCATGCAGATGAAGCAGAGAGTGAAGTGTCCGGTGATTGCTGTGGGCGGGATCCGCCAGGTACAGCAGGGGATGTTTCTTTTGGAACAGGAATGTGCAGATTTTGTGGCGTTGGGAAGAGCGTTGCTCTGCGATCCCCAGTGGGTTAAGAAAATAAAGCAGGGGCGTGAGATCGTTTCCTGCAGAAACTGCCGGAAATGTCTTTGGAGTACGGACTACCATAAATGTCCGGGATGGAGGGAATATCATGGATGA
- a CDS encoding phosphotriesterase family protein: MNCIRTVLGDVDVQEMGMSYTHEHIYCDPYTAQRDPTLAITDIEGSIRELRLFFKAGGSTLVEGTAADYGRNPKKLVYASRQSRVHLIATTGFYLYDHNPEFMDYISTEELSELFVREIEEGMDGTHIRAGQIKCAVSPRFIHPREKKCLKAAARAQKKTNAPIWIHHGGMMGEEILQCLDSQGADLSKVVLGHMDRNPDPYEYKRIAAMGSFLSVDNIARVYRYPVQTNIDMILDLIEEGYLDRLLISADFGRSNYFKANNGGPGLEYIIRKFIPRLKETAGITEKEISTIFVENPKKVYGCF; encoded by the coding sequence ATGAATTGCATCAGGACTGTTTTGGGAGATGTGGATGTGCAGGAGATGGGAATGTCCTATACTCACGAACATATTTACTGTGATCCGTATACTGCCCAAAGGGACCCGACACTGGCGATCACAGATATCGAAGGTTCCATAAGAGAGCTCCGGCTGTTTTTTAAGGCTGGGGGATCCACACTGGTGGAGGGAACGGCGGCTGATTACGGCAGGAATCCAAAGAAACTTGTATATGCCAGCAGGCAGAGCAGGGTTCACCTGATCGCCACCACAGGGTTTTATCTGTATGACCACAATCCAGAGTTTATGGATTATATCAGCACAGAAGAACTTTCGGAGCTGTTTGTCAGAGAAATTGAGGAGGGGATGGACGGAACCCACATACGTGCAGGGCAGATAAAATGTGCGGTCTCTCCGAGATTTATCCATCCAAGGGAGAAAAAATGCCTGAAGGCTGCAGCCAGGGCGCAGAAGAAGACCAATGCCCCGATCTGGATCCACCACGGAGGGATGATGGGAGAAGAGATCCTTCAGTGTCTGGACAGTCAGGGAGCGGACCTTTCTAAGGTAGTGCTGGGGCATATGGACAGGAACCCGGATCCTTACGAATATAAAAGAATTGCAGCCATGGGCAGTTTTCTGTCTGTGGACAATATTGCCAGAGTTTACCGCTATCCGGTACAGACGAATATAGATATGATCTTGGATCTAATAGAGGAAGGGTATCTTGACCGGCTTCTCATCAGTGCGGATTTTGGACGAAGTAATTATTTTAAGGCCAACAATGGAGGTCCGGGGCTTGAGTACATCATCAGGAAGTTTATCCCCAGACTGAAAGAAACAGCGGGTATTACGGAAAAAGAAATCAGTACGATATTTGTTGAAAACCCGAAAAAAGTATATGGCTGCTTTTAA